aattcACCTGGTTATATTATGATCAATATAATTCTAGCATAGGAATAAAAAGATAATGCTAGCTATAAATGATACAGTGTTtacagtgtttaatttttttcttagcacTTGTCTTGCGACTCCTAAATCTCTCCCAGACTAACGGTTTAAACACTGTACTATTGTCACTAACATTACTCTTTAGGAGTGTGCTCAAGTCCATGCACAATCTACTAAGGTTGAATTTTTTCAGGAAAAAACATATAACCAAGTAATTTTgggtaacagcaaaaaaaaaaaaaaaaaaaagttctttctaTATCATAATTCAATGTACTAGGAAGTGAACTCAGCTCACCAGAGAATTACTCTTTGCATTGGTTTTAGAATCTCTCATCCCTGGGTCCAAAGTGCTCCTGTCTCTTTGTCTTATACTACGTCTTCATAGCTATGGGCAGCAAAACATTTCTCAAGGCAGAATCTGTACTGAGATTAGCAGAAAGACTTACTACCAAATAGTATTATTGTCAGTGACCATGATGGAATAGATTATATGAAAGACACTGGGCTTAGACAGGATTGAATTTTATGTCTGACTTGCACACTTGCTAGCTTTGATACCTTGAGAAAATGATGTTGGTCTTGGACCCTCAATTTTCTCAAGCTATTTACCTTGTGATTTTTCCAGAGAGAATGAAAGTAAATGCCTGTAATGTAAGCACGTAAAACAGAAGTTGGGGCCCCTTGATCACTTTTTCCACTAGATCTCTAAGCCTCTTTgccagttaaaaaacaaaaacaaacaaaaaaactaatgcTAAATATACTTACAGAGTTGGTAGAGATGAAAATGTGTGGATAATCTCACTGAGGAATAATATACCCCACCGCCCCACCTCCTCCCCAAATGTTGATATTGGTTGAAGTTTTAAATGGACTGTCTTCCTTTTCCAATTGTTCACTGGCAGGCTGATTGTGTTAGCACATAAAAGACCTAAAGACTCAAATATTTCTCTGTATATCTGTGTGTGGATCCTGACACTTCTGGATTTTCTCTCACTGGTTTTgcatttaagagctacagccactaCACATTTCCTCTTTAAATCtttgccttttctctctttttctgcagCTTTTCAGAACAATTTATGGAGCCTGATTTCAGGAACCTTGGCAGTAGTGTGCCTTTCGTTGATGGCTACTTTGGGAATTTTACTGAAAAATCGTAAGTTTTTCTAGGCATCTTGTAAAGATCAATGCTATGATAAAACtatttaataatataataatatacaaTCCATTTTGCTAGTGTGTAATATTATATCATGAATACACTTAATCCTGTACTTATATAAATTTCTTATTGCATTTGCCACAGAAAGTACTCAGCCAACACCCTCTCCAGGATCCACTATAGAACCCCAGAGAGGTAGGCTCCAGTGTTTGAAAATATTCAGTTTTGGTAgaatattaaaatagaaaatttcttgtttttttttttttccagagaggaGCATGATGGTATATCACACATAGTAATATAAGTTTACTTCCCTAATTTTAGAACAGTCTCATTCTAGGAATGATTAGATTATATTGAGAGCACATCATTTTTATGTTACAGGCATAAGGATAATATTAGCATGGGATAACAGATTTCTGTCCTCTATGAATGCACATTATTTACTAACAAATTACAAATAAACTTCAGTAAGTATTACAGTTAATCCTAATTCCCTGCCTGTGTCTGCTCGTTGCCCATACTTTCCTATCGCCATTATAGAAAATGCTTCCTCTAACATACTTGTACTTCCATTAGTGCTTATGCCTCAGAGCTTAGTGCCCAGATTTCTGAAGTTACAAAATTTACTTACACAGTAAGAGCCAGCTTAAAGTACAATTTCTGATGAATGTATTTTCCCCCAATGCACTCCAAATTATCTCTCCTGTGACCACATGGCATTTAATTTATCTCTTATGCAATTTCATCACCATTTATTTGGCTCACATTCAAGTTAACTACCATGTGTCATGTTTTCTGTTACTGAGGATAAGGCATGTTGAAGACATTACCACTGCTAAACTCTATTATCAGACTTCAAAttaattgttttatttatcttcattttgaaaaaaattcaaaacgtCAGATTGTCCTCAATGCACGGTATTTTTGTTGACTCAGAAAATATGATAAAATGCTTTCCCCTTTTAAATCACCTCTCTTTGATCTGGTTAACTCCTATTTGTACTGCAGAGCTCACCTTTGGGTCACTTCCTCCAAACAGATTCTTCTAATCTCCCTCCATCTCATATCTTGCAATGTGTTCCTTTATTATCCTAAATTCCTTTGTATACTTAGCAAAATTAACATGAAATACGATTGACAAATGATTAGTAACTAAGCGTCTTACTCTATCTGTAGAATATAATCTCCATGAGGAAAACAATCATGTTTGACTTGTTCACAAGTCTAATCCTGAGCGTAGCACACCACAGTGCACGTAGTAATGCATGCATGCTCAAAGACTAGTagtagagaaaaatataaataggaAATAATCTTTGAATGAATAAACAGCAATACAAATATTTGTAATCTCCAATGTCAtcaattatgttttattttttatcttaggcTCTTGCCAAGAAAAGTGGATTGGGTACCAATGCAActgttacttcttttccaatgaaGAAAAAACTTGGGCAGAAAGTAGGGATTTCTGTGCTTCTCAGAATTCCACTCTTCTTCAGCTGGAAAGCAAAAATGAATTAGTATGTACTTGTGTttccacattttctttgttccagaaAACATAATATTTAAGTAAGCTGAAAATTTTGAGTCTTTAATCAGAGAGTAAATGGGTGGTCATATTTGAACAATGATTATTAGCTCTGTACTTTGAAGCAATCACTATAAAACTTACATAAAATTTCTCAAAGAATTATATCTAGGAATAAAATCAATTTGCCAGATGAAGTGAAAGGAATATTCTGGATGGCTTCAAAGTAATTAGATCATTATTTAACTCATTTCATTCAAAGATCCAACTAAATGACTTTGGCATATTTAGTTCTTTCAATTGAATTTATAAATTCTTTTATAATTATGTAGCTTCTGTCATGTTTCTGGAATAAAATGAGGGCCAATATAGAGGGTATGCTCATAAAAATTACCAGTTCCTAAGAAAATCCCTAAGGTCCCATTCCTAAGAAAAGCAATCCAACAGAATGGAAAAATtctctaacaatatcattaatatcacatgcaactaaatttttgccaaagatcactcaaaaacggtttcagcagtacatcaacagagaacttccagaaattgaagcccaattcagaagaagatgtgggatgaggaatatcattcttgatatcagatggatcttgtcttaaaacagagaataccagaaagatgtttacctgtggggtttttttttttttttgactctgcaaaggtattcgactatgtggatcataacaaattgcgaataaaattatgaagaatgggaattctagaacactgacttgtgctcatgaggaacctgcacatagaccaagaggcagccattcaaacagagcaaaggggatacagcatggcttaaagtcaggaaaagtgtgtgttatgtttgtatcctttcaccatacttatccaactgtatgtggagcaaataacctgagaaggtgGAATATACGGAGAAGAATGTAACACTAGGATTAGAgtaagactctttaacaacctgttatACACAGGTGACACAAACTTCCtagttgaaaacaaagaggacttgaagaacttactgatgaagatgaaagaccacagctttcagtatggattatacctcaacataaagaaaccaaaaatcctcacaactagaccaataaacacattataataaacagagaaaatattcagattgttaaggatttcattttatttggatccacaatcaacacccatggaagcagcagtcaagaactcaaaagacacattgcatttggcatatctgttgcaaaagacctgtttgaagtgttgaaaagcccaggtgtcactttgaggactaaggtgcacctgatccgtgccacaatattttcaattgtctcatatgcatgtgaatactggacaatgaataaggaagacctaaggagaactgacatttttgaattatgttgttggtgaagaatatttaatatatttttttatggtgtgtcagagaacaaagaaatctgtcttggaagatgtacagccagagtgctccttggaagcgaggatggcaagacttggtctcacatactttggacatgttatcaggaggaaccggtccctggagaagggcatcatgcttggtaaagtagagggtgagctaaaaagaggaagaccctcagtgagatggattgacacagtggctgcaacaatgggctcaagattaacaatgattgtgaaggtgacccaggacccggcagtgtttcattggaaccaacttgacagcagctaacaacagcacagAAAAGGCATAAATTGCCCTAGATGTATGCAGAGACTGAGCTGAATAGAGGCTGCGAAGGTCATACCCAGGAGCTTTATCCCTCGAGATAGTGTTGATTTTACAGATTTTCAGGCTGGGGTTTCGGATTCCCTGTACAGGGATGTTCACGAGAACTCTAACTCACAGAATAgagaatgttttatatatttttataacaaaatcTTTACACCTTTAGTCAGATTTTGTGGTAGTTTTCCTGCATAACTGAATGTACATGATAAATTAGAAATATGAGGCACAGAGCTGAACCTTCTAAATTAGAAGCCAAGAGTGATTTCAGTTTGTGCGATTGATAGGCCGAGTATGATGTCTGACATTAAATTCTTAAAAGCACACTCTTCCCAGAGTACATTCAAATAGGATTACAGTGTTAGTCACTGTTTCCAAACAGAGGTTTTGGATCTCCAGTGGACTTTATTACTGGATTGGACTCACTTATAATGAAAAACGTGGTGCGTGGCTGTGGGAGGACGGCTCTGCTCCTTTCCGGGATCTGTAAGTTTCTGGCAGCCTGGTGCTGCCTTTTCTACTCTTCCTGAGTTTATGCTTAGATCACATCAGTGCAGGTAACACCCAGGAGCACTGCAGTAATCGCATGCCCAGGGGGTGAGGTTGCAGAAAGAGAAGAGTGTAGCAGAATACAACTGCAGGCCAATCCAGAAAATTCAAGTTCATGCTCAGGTCACATGAACTTTAGTGTTCTGGGCCCATAAGAtaacttttgactttttttttccatttttcattgGAGCAAATAGATAGACGTGCCCGTACAGGCACACATCCTCACATCCTCACATACACCCGAGCGCTGACTCAGCAGTCCCGGCAGTCCAGATACAGCAGAATATGCCTTCCTTTCTTTATTCTGGTGGAGCCAAAATTCTCAACATACTCCCAATGTTTCAAATATTCTGGGTTTATCTTCTGTATGTTTGTAAACTTTGaatgttatttttattcataaatatGTAATTTCCACATAATACAATGGTGAATTATAAGCTCTGATTTGTTTCTCTAGACTAAATAAggtaatgaatttttttaaacaaaataaaagtatatTATGCATCAAAATGATTaacaccaaagggaagaacaatagCCAAAAATCTCTAGTCCCAATACTATTTATTTTAGAGGGAGTAACTAAGGTTTGTGCAACAATATAATCTGAAATCTGAAAACTATGgttattaaatggaaaaaaagtatGATTCAGTATGCTAGTATCTCATTTAAATGCTTCTGAAAGTTCTATCATTAATCTGAAATCTTTGCACCTGAGTGTTTTCATACCTTTTCCCAGATGCTAATATTTTTTGTCTTCATTACAGATATCCATTTGTTCAAATTCTAAATCCACAGAGCTGCTTATTATATAATAGTGATACTATTTTGGATGAAGATTGTGAGAAGACATATGGTTTTATCTGTAAGCAACAGCTTATTTAAGTGTTTCTTGGGGTCGGGGAGCAATGAGGGTTCAGgtttaccttttattttttatattgttacTAATTATCTACTTCTTAGGTctataaatttttcaatattctgtcTTATACAATTTGTACATATTTGAATACATGTGTTTTAAAATTGATTAAATTTCTGTGCCTATACTTGAATTTATTAAGCATTGAGATAAAGAATGTTATGaatatttagattttatatgtttaATATTAAATGTATTGTAGTTTCATAGTTTCACTCATCTTTTCTTGCAAATTACCTCTGCAGAAATTTAAGGAAAGTTTACAACACCAAATAATCTGTATCAACATTATTTCAGTGTTTCATTTGGCATACTAAATTGGAAAAGCCCGGCTTCACCtttctaaaagtaaaaatatttttaatgcctTTTGTTAGCTCTTTCtggaaatacatacatatatatatatttaagaatatatatatatatgtatgcttaGAGCTGAAAGTTCAAGTGCTACATGCTAGATGAcagtttcctcacatgtgttatccaGATTCAGAGCAAAACAAATTCTGTCTATTTTCCACAATACTCTAAATTCTGAAGAACAACTGAAGTTTTTGGTCATTACTTTGAAATATGTGTTTCCAATATGATTGCTTCCAGATTTTGCAAGGGGAATGAGAGCCCAAGTAGACCAGGTGCCCCAGAACTTTCTTGCCTCATGCTTATCTATCAGTAAGAGAGTCATGTACATGTGCAATGAAGGTCTTgttttcaaataaattaaaaaaaaaaaatttcctcaaaGTCTTGCATCAAATACTATATAattcacttttgttgttgttgttgttggagagCAGCTCAAATTATCTTTTGATGGTTCTTGAGAGAGTCAAAAAAAAGGGTGGAGATAATGATAAGGTCTGATGCCGGGGCCTGGCTGGGATCTTTCTGACCTAACAGCCACCAAAAGCCAATTCCTCTTTAAGACTGTGGCACAAATGTTTTAAAGAATTTGGATTGACATCCTTATTTGCTTTATAGTTTTAAATGAAAACAATCAATATCTAATAATAGATCTCAATATATAGAGAATCaagttgtcttagtcatgtaatgctgctataacagaaataccacaagtggatggctttaacaaagagaagtttattctctcatattcCCCTagattagaagtctgaattcagggcaccagctccaggggaaggatttctctctctgttggttctggaggaaggtccttgtcctcagtcttgccttggtctgggaggaTCTCAGCACGGgattctcaggtccaaaggatgctttctgctcctggtgccacTTTTTTGATAGTGTGAGATCCCCacttctctgctagcttctttcctttatttctcaaaagagattggcttaagacactatctaatctcgtagatcccatcaacataactgccactaatccatctcactaacatcaccgtgacaggatttacaacacctagagaaatcacgtcagatgacaaagtggtggacaatcatacagtactgggaatcagaatctagccaagttgacagatattttggggggacacaattcaatccatgacacaaggagagaaaataacctgttagattttatttcttaaagtaTCAATAAATAGGACTACAATACTGAACACATCATGCTCTTATATGATGATTTGCTTAGGAAAAATGCACATAAATTGTGTGATGAAGGATGCAGATTTTAAAATACTTGACCTCTGACTAGAGAAATTATGTATGACAATTTCTGAATATAaaaatcttttggttttttgtttacgtGTTTTTAAAGTAATACACTTTTAGTTcaactaaaatccaaaacaatagcACAGAAGCATATAATGAAAATCAAGTCCCAGGTCTCAAGTGTACCATCTGCCTGTCCTCCTCCCATGAGGCAGTGTTTTCTGGTTTAGTTTTGCTGTTTATACAGGTTTTCTCTATAACA
The DNA window shown above is from Elephas maximus indicus isolate mEleMax1 chromosome 4, mEleMax1 primary haplotype, whole genome shotgun sequence and carries:
- the LOC126075173 gene encoding natural killer cells antigen CD94-like isoform X3, whose product is MAAFQNNLWSLISGTLAVVCLSLMATLGILLKNQSTQPTPSPGSTIEPQRGSCQEKWIGYQCNCYFFSNEEKTWAESRDFCASQNSTLLQLESKNELRFWISSGLYYWIGLTYNEKRGAWLWEDGSAPFRDLYPFVQILNPQSCLLYNSDTILDEDCEKTYGFICKQQLI